From the genome of Pseudomonas sp. AB6, one region includes:
- a CDS encoding acyl-CoA thioesterase: MEPGNAQLSMTVLMTPDMANFSGNVHGGTLLKYLDEVAYACASRYAGRYVVTLSVDQVIFREPIHVGELVTFLASVNYTGNTSMEVGIKVVTENIRERSVRHTNSCFFTMVAVDDQRKPTKVPPLEPANSEDKRRYVQAKQRRQLRQELEIRYQEIKEEAP; the protein is encoded by the coding sequence ATGGAACCCGGAAACGCCCAACTGTCGATGACTGTATTGATGACCCCGGACATGGCCAATTTTTCCGGTAACGTCCACGGGGGCACACTGCTTAAATACCTCGATGAAGTCGCTTACGCCTGCGCCAGCCGTTACGCCGGGCGTTATGTAGTGACCTTGTCGGTGGATCAGGTCATTTTTCGTGAGCCTATTCACGTGGGCGAACTGGTGACCTTCTTGGCGTCGGTCAACTACACCGGCAATACCTCGATGGAAGTCGGAATCAAAGTTGTCACCGAAAACATCCGTGAACGTTCGGTTCGGCACACCAACAGCTGCTTCTTCACCATGGTAGCGGTCGACGATCAACGTAAACCGACCAAGGTGCCACCACTTGAACCTGCCAACAGCGAAGACAAGCGCCGCTACGTTCAGGCCAAACAACGACGTCAACTGCGTCAAGAGCTTGAAATTCGTTATCAGGAAATTAAGGAAGAAGCGCCTTAA
- a CDS encoding glutamine synthetase, giving the protein MNHLLITLMTVMLLVSAPSHAAPTQMQSQTTRCSQSANLIACSDALGNHYSVATAGSTSYVRGFEVQGNRLWAQTNSRYGMLTFFTGLASNGDTWIGYSQRVGWTTITRVSSSDGKRSKFTCNRMGGCR; this is encoded by the coding sequence ATGAATCACCTTTTAATTACTTTGATGACCGTCATGCTGCTAGTAAGTGCCCCGTCCCATGCTGCCCCGACCCAGATGCAGTCGCAAACGACCCGGTGCTCCCAGAGCGCGAATCTGATCGCGTGCAGCGATGCGCTTGGCAATCACTACAGCGTCGCGACGGCGGGTTCGACGTCCTACGTCCGCGGATTTGAAGTCCAGGGCAATCGCCTGTGGGCACAAACCAATAGTCGATACGGCATGCTGACGTTCTTCACCGGTTTGGCGTCCAACGGCGACACCTGGATTGGTTACAGCCAGCGCGTAGGCTGGACGACCATCACCCGGGTCTCCAGCTCTGACGGTAAACGCAGCAAATTCACTTGCAATCGCATGGGCGGTTGCCGATAA
- a CDS encoding NADH:ubiquinone oxidoreductase, whose product MRVIWMATLLLMTSKAWAEACVVHTQAERLDVKVCQENRTIPMKMFHDGFCQPQFAGQKVNVAFVEQCPAGAFGVCSNAQVANMPYRQNIHYYGVATDAHYLKPFCEGQSQGQWLTP is encoded by the coding sequence ATGCGCGTGATCTGGATGGCGACACTATTACTGATGACGAGTAAGGCGTGGGCTGAAGCCTGCGTGGTTCACACCCAAGCCGAACGGCTCGACGTCAAAGTTTGCCAAGAGAACCGCACCATTCCGATGAAGATGTTTCACGACGGCTTTTGCCAACCGCAATTTGCCGGGCAGAAAGTCAACGTCGCCTTTGTCGAACAATGCCCCGCTGGCGCCTTCGGCGTATGCAGCAATGCTCAAGTCGCCAATATGCCCTATCGCCAAAATATTCACTATTACGGCGTGGCCACTGATGCGCACTACCTCAAGCCTTTTTGTGAAGGGCAAAGTCAGGGGCAGTGGCTAACGCCGTAA
- the cfaB gene encoding C17 cyclopropane fatty acid synthase CfaB — translation MLAQLPTALQNLHLPLRLKLWDGHELDLGPMPSVTIVVKDPQLVSQFTHPSLDLLGSAFVEGRLELEGSISEVVRVCDELTQALVDDDSPYLPVRSEHDKATDAASISYHYDLSNEFYQLWLDQEMVYSCAYFKTGKETLEQAQQDKFHHLCRKLRLQPGEYLLDVGCGWGGLARFAAREYGVKVFGITLSQEQLALAQERVLAEGLENQVELVLLDYRDLPQDGRFDKVVSVGMFEHVGHANLELYAKRLFGAVREGGLVMNHGITAKHTDGRPVGRGAGEFIERYVFPNGELPHVSMISAFISETGLEIVDVESLRLHYARTLEHWSERLEARLDEASEMVPEQTLRIWRLYLAGCAYAFARGWINLHQILAVKPFAHGGHGLPWTREDIYV, via the coding sequence ATGCTCGCGCAACTTCCAACAGCCTTGCAGAATCTTCATCTGCCGCTACGGCTGAAACTGTGGGATGGCCATGAACTTGATCTAGGCCCGATGCCCAGTGTCACCATCGTGGTGAAAGACCCGCAACTGGTGTCTCAATTCACGCATCCTAGCCTTGATTTACTGGGTAGTGCCTTCGTTGAGGGCCGGTTGGAGCTTGAAGGGTCCATTAGCGAAGTAGTGCGTGTCTGCGACGAGCTGACCCAGGCATTGGTTGATGATGACAGTCCTTATTTGCCGGTTCGCTCTGAACATGACAAAGCTACCGACGCCGCTTCGATCTCTTACCATTACGACCTTTCCAACGAGTTCTACCAGCTCTGGCTTGATCAGGAGATGGTCTATTCGTGCGCGTATTTCAAGACCGGCAAAGAAACTCTGGAGCAAGCGCAGCAGGACAAGTTTCATCACTTGTGTCGTAAGCTCCGGTTGCAGCCGGGGGAATATTTATTGGACGTAGGCTGTGGCTGGGGCGGATTAGCGAGGTTTGCTGCCCGCGAATACGGTGTGAAAGTGTTCGGTATTACCTTGAGCCAGGAGCAATTGGCGTTAGCTCAGGAGCGAGTGTTGGCAGAAGGCTTGGAAAATCAGGTTGAGTTGGTGTTGCTTGATTACCGTGATCTGCCGCAAGACGGCCGCTTCGACAAAGTCGTCAGCGTGGGTATGTTCGAGCACGTGGGTCACGCGAATTTGGAGCTGTACGCAAAGCGTCTGTTCGGTGCTGTCCGTGAAGGTGGATTGGTGATGAACCATGGCATCACGGCCAAGCACACCGACGGTCGTCCAGTAGGGAGGGGGGCGGGTGAGTTCATTGAACGCTACGTTTTTCCTAACGGTGAGTTGCCCCATGTGTCGATGATCAGTGCGTTTATCAGCGAGACGGGTTTGGAGATCGTTGACGTTGAAAGCCTGCGGCTGCATTACGCACGGACTCTCGAACACTGGAGCGAGCGGCTTGAAGCGCGGCTCGATGAGGCGTCGGAAATGGTGCCGGAGCAGACCCTGCGCATTTGGCGCCTTTACTTGGCGGGCTGTGCGTATGCGTTTGCACGGGGCTGGATTAACCTTCATCAGATACTGGCGGTTAAACCGTTTGCCCATGGCGGCCACGGCCTGCCCTGGACCCGAGAAGATATTTACGTATAA
- a CDS encoding DUF3301 domain-containing protein, which yields MLTLGNLFVLMVLATCAAWLWHSHGLRERALARVKQHCAKLDIELLDGNVALRRLTFARDANGRKRLARVYNFEFTVTGEQRHPGTITMFGAHTAQIELAPYPFEIKTPPPSAIVIEMSEWRENHIKRKL from the coding sequence ATGCTGACGCTGGGTAACCTTTTTGTCTTGATGGTGTTGGCAACCTGCGCCGCGTGGCTCTGGCATTCCCATGGTTTGCGTGAGCGCGCGTTGGCGCGAGTCAAGCAGCACTGCGCCAAACTTGACATCGAATTGTTGGATGGAAACGTGGCATTGCGGCGTCTCACGTTTGCACGCGACGCAAATGGCCGAAAGCGTCTGGCTCGTGTGTATAACTTTGAATTCACCGTGACTGGCGAGCAGCGTCACCCCGGCACGATTACGATGTTCGGCGCACATACCGCGCAAATTGAGCTGGCGCCCTATCCTTTTGAGATCAAAACCCCACCGCCAAGCGCCATCGTGATTGAAATGAGCGAATGGCGTGAAAACCACATAAAGCGCAAGTTGTAA
- a CDS encoding N-acetylmuramoyl-L-alanine amidase codes for MLRRKMLLNLLVASAALALPLSASAAQIRNARLWRTGDKLRLVFDLSGPVRYKTFTLSAPERLIIDLRGAQLTGDFSQLALTDTPIRSIRSGHFGQGDTRIVLDLNTPVQLSSFLLGPEGSQGHRLVLDLGSAVHVPLQIAAVGAITPPEQPSPLRGKGHLKRNIIVVVDPGHGGKDPGAVGSKGQREKDVVLSIAQLLAKRLKREKGFDVHLVRNDDFFVPLRKRVEIAHKFNADMFISVHADAAPRLTASGASVYALSEGGATSATARFMAQRENGADLIGARSLLDLKDKDPMLAGVILDMSMNATIAASLQLGRTVLGSLADITSLHQKRVEQAGFAVLKSPDVPSILVETGFISNVRDSQRLVTARHQQAVANGLFEGLQRYFKHNPPIDSYMAWQQAHKQGEV; via the coding sequence ATGCTCCGACGTAAAATGTTGCTCAACCTACTAGTGGCCAGTGCGGCCTTGGCGTTACCGTTGAGTGCATCTGCTGCTCAAATTCGTAATGCACGCTTATGGCGAACAGGCGACAAACTTCGCTTGGTGTTCGATCTCAGTGGTCCAGTCAGGTATAAGACCTTCACCTTGAGCGCGCCGGAGCGTCTTATCATCGACCTTAGGGGTGCGCAACTGACCGGGGACTTTAGCCAATTGGCGCTGACGGATACCCCCATTAGATCAATTCGTTCAGGGCATTTTGGTCAAGGCGACACGCGCATCGTGTTGGATCTGAATACTCCGGTCCAGCTAAGTAGTTTTTTGCTAGGCCCGGAGGGTTCGCAGGGTCACCGGCTGGTGTTGGACCTTGGCAGCGCCGTCCACGTCCCTCTCCAGATAGCGGCTGTGGGCGCAATTACGCCGCCCGAACAGCCGTCGCCACTGCGAGGCAAGGGCCATCTTAAGCGCAACATCATAGTGGTGGTCGATCCGGGTCATGGTGGAAAAGACCCGGGAGCCGTTGGCTCTAAAGGCCAACGAGAAAAAGACGTTGTGCTGTCCATCGCTCAATTGCTCGCCAAGCGCCTAAAGCGCGAGAAAGGGTTTGATGTGCACCTGGTGCGCAACGACGACTTCTTCGTACCGCTGCGTAAGCGGGTAGAGATTGCTCACAAATTCAATGCTGACATGTTCATTTCAGTGCATGCCGACGCTGCGCCACGACTCACTGCATCGGGCGCCTCGGTGTATGCGCTTTCAGAAGGCGGTGCCACCTCTGCCACAGCGCGTTTTATGGCCCAGCGCGAAAACGGCGCCGATCTGATCGGTGCAAGGAGTCTGCTTGACCTCAAAGACAAAGACCCGATGCTGGCCGGGGTCATTCTCGACATGTCGATGAACGCAACGATCGCCGCCAGTCTGCAACTGGGGCGCACGGTGCTTGGCAGTTTGGCTGACATCACATCGTTGCACCAGAAGCGCGTGGAACAGGCAGGTTTCGCAGTGCTCAAATCGCCGGATGTACCCTCGATTCTAGTCGAAACCGGCTTCATCTCTAACGTCCGCGATAGTCAGAGATTAGTCACGGCGCGCCATCAACAGGCAGTCGCCAATGGCCTTTTTGAGGGATTACAGCGCTATTTCAAACATAATCCGCCCATTGACTCTTACATGGCGTGGCAACAAGCACACAAGCAAGGGGAGGTATGA
- a CDS encoding Tim44 domain-containing protein: MQRFLSIVMVLCIGLTMSLDANARFGGGKSFGSAPSHQMRQAPSSSPSAAPGAAGAAAAARPAGGASRWLGPLAGLAAGGLLASMFMGGGFHGMQFFDILIMAIIGFVIFRFIAARRRKQPDMAAAGQTPFQRETIEQPAQAPMFGGSSASAAPAPVIHAPAWFNESRFLEAARGHFQSLQQHWDANEMDKIAEFVTPQMLQFLKQERANLGDGFQSTYIDNLTVQLDGLDDRSDKTVATLTFSGLSKTSRFDQGEVFSESWNMERPQGDNQPWLVAGIRQNG; the protein is encoded by the coding sequence ATGCAACGTTTTCTAAGCATCGTAATGGTGTTGTGCATCGGGCTCACAATGAGCCTCGACGCCAACGCGCGCTTCGGTGGCGGCAAGTCTTTCGGTTCCGCGCCAAGCCATCAAATGCGTCAAGCGCCTTCCTCCTCTCCATCTGCCGCACCGGGTGCTGCAGGTGCAGCCGCCGCTGCCCGTCCCGCAGGCGGCGCGTCGCGCTGGCTGGGTCCGTTGGCCGGCCTTGCAGCAGGTGGCCTGCTGGCCTCAATGTTCATGGGCGGCGGTTTCCACGGAATGCAGTTTTTCGACATCCTGATCATGGCCATCATCGGTTTCGTGATTTTCCGGTTCATCGCCGCGCGTCGTCGCAAGCAACCAGACATGGCCGCAGCAGGTCAAACGCCGTTTCAGCGTGAAACCATCGAGCAACCGGCCCAGGCTCCGATGTTCGGCGGATCGTCTGCAAGTGCTGCGCCCGCTCCAGTGATCCACGCGCCCGCTTGGTTCAACGAATCACGCTTCCTAGAAGCCGCTCGCGGCCACTTCCAGTCGCTGCAACAGCACTGGGACGCCAACGAGATGGACAAGATTGCGGAGTTCGTTACGCCACAGATGTTGCAGTTCCTGAAACAGGAACGTGCCAACCTGGGCGACGGCTTCCAGTCGACCTACATCGACAACCTGACTGTGCAACTCGATGGACTGGATGATCGCTCTGATAAAACTGTTGCGACACTGACCTTCTCCGGTCTGTCCAAGACTTCGCGATTCGATCAAGGTGAAGTCTTTAGCGAAAGCTGGAACATGGAGCGTCCGCAAGGCGACAACCAGCCATGGCTAGTGGCTGGTATCCGCCAAAACGGCTAA
- a CDS encoding DUF3617 domain-containing protein has translation MNKCFLVLLFCLGSPLAQAQMLQPGLWELTTSNMQVDGQPLPDLQLMLNQLKSLAPDQQAMMEQALQKHGVNLAGKGAQVCLTQDQVKSDNIPLTDPKSGCNQQITDRNGKTWKFRFNCPKAQGTGVATFQSDREFSTSVVGTFNATGVQQNGSMDTKAVWLGPQCGVIKPRT, from the coding sequence ATGAATAAATGTTTTTTGGTTTTGCTGTTTTGCCTGGGTTCGCCGCTGGCTCAGGCTCAGATGCTGCAACCGGGATTGTGGGAGCTGACCACCAGCAATATGCAGGTGGATGGGCAGCCATTACCCGATCTGCAATTGATGTTGAATCAACTGAAAAGCCTGGCGCCGGATCAACAAGCGATGATGGAACAGGCGTTGCAGAAGCACGGTGTGAACCTTGCCGGTAAAGGCGCGCAGGTTTGCTTGACTCAAGACCAAGTCAAGTCGGACAACATCCCGCTGACAGACCCGAAGTCTGGTTGCAATCAGCAGATCACCGATCGAAACGGCAAGACTTGGAAATTTCGCTTTAACTGCCCTAAAGCTCAAGGCACTGGTGTGGCGACATTCCAGAGCGACCGTGAATTCAGCACCTCCGTTGTCGGGACGTTCAACGCTACCGGTGTGCAACAAAATGGCAGTATGGACACCAAGGCCGTCTGGCTTGGGCCTCAATGCGGGGTGATTAAGCCGAGGACTTGA
- the zigA gene encoding zinc metallochaperone GTPase ZigA — MPNRLPVTVLSGFLGAGKSTLLNYILRNRENLKVAVIVNDMSEINIDGGEVQRDVSLNRAEEKLIEMSNGCICCTLREDLLEEVSRLAQDGRFDYLLIESTGISEPLPVAETFTFRDEQGKSLADMARLDTMVTVVDGMNFLLDYQASESLATRGETLGEDDERSITDLLIEQVEFADVILISKIDLISSSERQELIAILHRLNAQAEVIPMVMGEIPLKKILNTGRFDFERASLAPGWLKEMRGEHIPETEEYGIASTVYRARRPFHPQRFYDFIDREWINGKLLRSKGFFWLASKHQEAGSWSQAGGLMRHGFAGRWWRFVPKQQWPQDQESEATIMQNWVEKTGDCRQELVFIGQHINFARLVNELDSCLLTDAEMALGAEQWRLFTDPFGPWHEEDAA; from the coding sequence ATGCCCAACCGTTTACCCGTTACCGTACTCTCTGGATTTCTAGGCGCCGGTAAAAGTACATTGCTCAATTACATTTTGCGCAATCGCGAGAATCTCAAAGTCGCTGTAATCGTCAACGACATGAGTGAAATCAATATCGATGGCGGTGAGGTTCAACGCGATGTCAGCTTGAATCGCGCAGAAGAAAAACTGATTGAGATGAGTAACGGTTGCATCTGCTGCACCTTACGCGAAGATCTGCTTGAGGAGGTCAGTCGGTTGGCGCAGGACGGTCGTTTTGATTACCTGTTGATAGAATCCACCGGAATCTCTGAGCCACTGCCGGTGGCAGAAACGTTCACCTTTCGCGATGAGCAAGGTAAAAGCCTGGCCGACATGGCGCGGTTGGACACCATGGTGACGGTGGTAGACGGCATGAATTTTCTTCTCGATTACCAGGCATCTGAAAGCCTGGCGACCCGTGGCGAGACCTTGGGCGAAGATGATGAGCGCTCGATTACTGATTTGCTGATTGAGCAGGTCGAATTCGCCGACGTGATTTTGATCAGCAAGATTGACCTGATCAGCAGCAGCGAACGCCAGGAGTTGATCGCGATTCTGCATCGACTCAACGCTCAAGCAGAGGTTATCCCTATGGTCATGGGCGAAATTCCGTTAAAAAAAATCCTCAACACCGGGCGGTTCGATTTCGAGCGGGCTTCACTTGCGCCGGGTTGGCTTAAGGAAATGCGCGGCGAGCACATACCGGAAACTGAAGAATACGGCATCGCCTCGACTGTTTACCGCGCACGTCGGCCGTTTCATCCTCAGCGTTTTTACGACTTCATTGACCGTGAATGGATCAACGGAAAATTGCTGCGCTCCAAAGGCTTTTTCTGGCTCGCGAGCAAACACCAGGAAGCCGGGAGCTGGTCGCAAGCCGGCGGGTTGATGCGCCATGGTTTTGCCGGGCGCTGGTGGCGGTTTGTGCCAAAACAACAATGGCCGCAGGATCAGGAGAGTGAGGCGACGATCATGCAAAACTGGGTCGAAAAAACCGGTGATTGCCGTCAGGAGTTAGTATTTATCGGACAGCACATCAACTTTGCCAGGCTCGTAAACGAATTGGACAGCTGCTTGCTGACCGATGCGGAGATGGCTCTGGGTGCCGAGCAATGGCGTCTGTTTACCGACCCTTTCGGCCCATGGCATGAAGAGGATGCCGCTTGA
- a CDS encoding SMI1/KNR4 family protein encodes MEEVIEELREKNERVPVPLELPDDDVLVEIEEQLFINIPFVFKEFLLTVSDVVYGSLEPVTVMDPQSHTYLPEVCATAWDIGVPRELIPICQDGDDYYCVEEDGTVVQWSADEELVTEESWESVWHWARDVWLES; translated from the coding sequence GTGGAAGAAGTCATTGAAGAGCTGCGTGAAAAGAACGAACGGGTACCGGTGCCCCTCGAATTGCCTGACGACGATGTTCTGGTAGAAATCGAAGAACAGCTGTTTATCAATATTCCTTTCGTTTTCAAGGAATTTTTGCTGACGGTAAGCGACGTAGTTTATGGCAGCCTGGAACCGGTCACCGTTATGGATCCGCAGTCGCACACCTATCTGCCAGAAGTATGCGCAACCGCTTGGGACATTGGCGTTCCCCGCGAGTTGATCCCGATTTGTCAGGACGGCGACGATTATTATTGCGTGGAAGAGGACGGCACCGTGGTGCAGTGGTCCGCTGATGAAGAGCTGGTCACTGAAGAAAGCTGGGAGTCAGTCTGGCACTGGGCCCGGGACGTTTGGCTGGAAAGCTGA
- a CDS encoding CobW-like GTP-binding protein produces MLQNIPTHVIAGPLGAGKTSLIKQLLEQKPAGERWAILINEFGQIGLDAALLTTAADGIALGEVAGGCLCCVNGAPFQIGLGRLLKKSRPDRLLIEPSGLGHPAQLMEQLREPPWEGVLALQPGVMVLDAAAMAAGQPLPDTQRAALDGAGVLVMNKSAGLGSRERDTLAGLLPHGRLFWTDQGVLPLANLPGVDAHAYGAAGNFTAPKGLAQLPAVWTDPRQPICLSQGQPEGWSIGWRWHPSQQFELMQVQQWLNSQAWRRAKLVVHSNAGWLSGNALDGAAVHWQNSEWRRDSRLELIFNDPQDEAALQAGLAGCLI; encoded by the coding sequence ATGTTGCAGAACATCCCAACCCACGTCATCGCCGGTCCTTTAGGCGCAGGCAAAACGAGCCTCATCAAACAGTTACTGGAGCAAAAACCGGCCGGTGAGCGTTGGGCGATCTTGATCAATGAGTTCGGTCAGATCGGCTTGGATGCTGCGCTGTTGACCACGGCCGCCGATGGTATCGCACTTGGCGAGGTCGCTGGCGGTTGCCTGTGTTGTGTTAACGGCGCACCTTTTCAAATCGGCTTGGGTCGTTTGCTAAAGAAGTCGCGACCGGACCGACTGTTGATTGAGCCTTCAGGGCTGGGGCATCCGGCGCAGTTAATGGAACAACTGCGTGAGCCGCCGTGGGAAGGCGTATTGGCGCTTCAACCTGGCGTGATGGTGCTCGATGCTGCCGCCATGGCGGCGGGTCAGCCTTTGCCGGATACCCAGCGAGCGGCGTTGGACGGCGCGGGTGTGCTGGTCATGAATAAATCCGCAGGTTTGGGTTCAAGGGAACGCGACACATTGGCGGGCCTGTTGCCCCACGGGCGGTTGTTCTGGACGGATCAAGGCGTCCTGCCGCTGGCTAATTTGCCCGGTGTCGATGCACACGCTTACGGGGCTGCGGGTAACTTCACCGCACCCAAAGGGTTAGCACAACTTCCGGCTGTATGGACTGACCCGCGTCAGCCTATTTGCCTGAGCCAAGGTCAGCCAGAAGGTTGGAGCATTGGTTGGCGTTGGCACCCAAGCCAACAGTTTGAATTGATGCAAGTGCAGCAGTGGCTTAATAGTCAGGCATGGCGGCGAGCCAAGCTGGTTGTCCACAGCAACGCAGGTTGGTTATCGGGAAATGCACTGGACGGCGCTGCAGTCCACTGGCAAAACAGCGAATGGCGTCGAGACTCGCGCCTGGAGCTGATTTTCAATGATCCTCAGGACGAGGCGGCGCTGCAAGCGGGGCTGGCTGGCTGCCTTATCTAG
- the folE2 gene encoding GTP cyclohydrolase FolE2: protein MNALTMPDIAAQALDQAFPLDWVGMCGIALPIKLKGQRLSAKADAGVSLDAHQTRGIHMSRLYLALDTLENEELTPALLHRLLMHFLHSHKGLSNSAFIRIRTELLIQRPALISALSGWKSYPFEICARIENHVFHVELEFEISYSSTCPCSAALARQLIQQQFVADFSDKPLDHAELLSWLGTSQGIVATPHSQRSSALMRVNLEPSTSEFALGELIDRVEAALGTAVQTAVKRVDEQAFALANGQNLMFCEDAARRLTLALKKAPAVTAFNLKVSHAESLHAHDAVAKSSWQRNTA from the coding sequence ATGAACGCGTTGACCATGCCGGATATTGCCGCGCAAGCTCTGGATCAAGCCTTTCCACTAGACTGGGTGGGCATGTGCGGCATTGCGCTGCCTATCAAATTAAAAGGCCAACGCCTTAGCGCCAAAGCTGATGCCGGGGTGAGTCTTGATGCTCATCAAACACGCGGCATACATATGTCACGGCTTTATCTCGCACTCGATACTCTAGAAAACGAAGAACTTACTCCAGCGCTGCTGCATCGGCTGTTGATGCATTTTTTGCATTCACATAAAGGGCTATCAAACAGTGCGTTCATACGTATCAGGACTGAACTGCTGATTCAACGACCGGCGCTAATCAGTGCGCTTTCGGGTTGGAAATCTTACCCATTCGAAATTTGTGCCCGTATAGAAAATCATGTGTTCCACGTGGAACTTGAGTTTGAAATCAGTTATTCCTCAACATGCCCATGTTCAGCGGCTTTGGCCAGACAGTTGATTCAGCAGCAATTCGTCGCTGACTTCTCCGATAAGCCGCTGGATCATGCTGAATTGTTGTCGTGGCTCGGAACCTCACAAGGCATCGTCGCCACGCCGCATAGCCAGCGCAGCAGTGCTCTTATGCGTGTGAACCTAGAGCCATCTACCAGTGAGTTTGCGCTGGGGGAACTTATAGATCGAGTAGAAGCCGCTCTTGGCACTGCCGTGCAAACTGCAGTTAAACGCGTCGACGAACAAGCCTTTGCGTTGGCAAATGGCCAGAACCTGATGTTTTGTGAGGATGCGGCGCGAAGACTTACGCTAGCGCTGAAAAAAGCCCCCGCCGTAACAGCGTTTAATTTGAAGGTAAGTCATGCTGAAAGTCTTCATGCTCACGACGCTGTTGCCAAGAGCAGTTGGCAGCGGAATACCGCATAG
- the cls gene encoding cardiolipin synthase has translation MDFYIPSFVGYLIGFTHLLGLIAAIHALLTVRTAQGSIAWAMPLIFIPYVTLIPYLVFGRSTFDGYIKARRQANREMRTAIGTLNWRPWIEEAVTARRSGAYASLRAMPRLGRMPCLANNEVALLINGEATFTAIFDAIRGAKKAVLIQFFIIHDDDLGRRLQTLLLEKAAEGVAIYVLYDRVGSHSLPASYSETLRNGGVQIKAFATRSGWLNRFQINFRNHRKIVVVDGARGFVGGHNVGDEYLGKQPPLSPWRDTHVSIVGPVVTCLQESFAEDWFWATRQLPQLILPETYPEDGVLCQLLASGPADAQETCSLFFVEAIYAAQTRVWITSPYFIPDEAVFAALRLAVLRGVDVRILLPSRPDHYVVYAASSLFAFEAVRAGVRIFRYEPGFMHQKVVLVDSEISAIGSANMDNRSFRLNFELMLLTVDSDFASQVEVMLNADFALAREIALEESKETHRFQQLGMRVARLVSPIL, from the coding sequence ATGGATTTTTACATTCCGTCTTTCGTCGGCTATTTGATCGGTTTCACCCATTTGCTCGGCCTCATCGCTGCCATCCACGCACTGCTGACTGTACGCACTGCGCAAGGTTCTATCGCATGGGCCATGCCACTTATTTTCATTCCCTACGTCACCCTCATTCCCTATTTGGTGTTCGGGCGCAGCACGTTCGACGGCTATATCAAAGCGCGGCGTCAAGCCAACCGGGAAATGCGTACAGCCATTGGCACTCTAAACTGGCGGCCATGGATTGAAGAAGCCGTAACGGCGAGGCGCTCAGGGGCATATGCCTCGTTGCGGGCTATGCCACGGCTGGGACGAATGCCTTGCCTGGCAAATAATGAAGTGGCGTTACTGATCAACGGTGAAGCAACCTTCACAGCTATTTTCGACGCTATACGCGGCGCCAAAAAAGCGGTATTGATTCAATTTTTTATCATCCACGACGACGACCTTGGTCGACGCCTGCAAACGCTGCTGCTGGAAAAGGCAGCGGAAGGGGTCGCCATTTACGTTCTTTATGACCGCGTAGGCAGCCACTCACTGCCCGCAAGCTACAGCGAAACACTGCGCAATGGCGGTGTACAAATCAAAGCGTTTGCTACTCGCAGCGGTTGGCTAAACCGCTTCCAGATCAACTTCCGTAATCACCGCAAAATTGTAGTGGTGGACGGCGCACGCGGCTTCGTCGGAGGTCATAACGTCGGAGACGAATACTTAGGCAAACAACCGCCGCTGTCCCCGTGGCGCGACACCCATGTTTCGATTGTCGGTCCGGTGGTGACATGTTTACAGGAATCGTTTGCTGAAGATTGGTTCTGGGCTACCCGCCAGTTACCCCAGCTGATCCTGCCTGAGACCTACCCCGAAGATGGCGTGCTATGCCAGTTACTGGCCAGCGGTCCGGCGGACGCACAGGAAACCTGTTCATTGTTTTTTGTTGAAGCCATTTACGCGGCTCAAACACGCGTGTGGATAACCAGCCCTTATTTCATTCCCGATGAAGCCGTATTCGCGGCGCTGCGATTGGCGGTCCTGCGTGGGGTAGATGTGCGAATATTGCTACCGTCACGTCCCGATCACTACGTCGTCTATGCCGCCTCTAGCCTGTTTGCCTTCGAAGCGGTACGCGCGGGCGTGCGCATCTTCCGCTATGAACCGGGATTTATGCATCAAAAGGTGGTGTTGGTTGACAGTGAAATCAGCGCCATCGGCAGCGCCAACATGGACAACCGTTCGTTCAGGCTTAATTTTGAATTGATGCTGCTAACCGTTGACAGCGATTTTGCTAGCCAGGTTGAGGTCATGCTCAACGCCGACTTCGCTCTGGCCCGGGAAATCGCACTCGAAGAAAGCAAAGAAACCCACCGCTTTCAGCAACTCGGTATGCGTGTTGCGCGCCTGGTCTCACCGATTCTCTAA